TTGCGGCGAGAATGCGGACGATGATATAGCCAAGAATTAGGGTGATAATGGCAAAGGCGATGTTTTCAACCGGGTTTTCAATGACCCGGTAGACGTTGATGGGTGGGAGAGAGATATCTGATGTTGTTTGCATGGCAAAACCCCGGGGGAACAGGTCCTATGTAATGAAAAGTATTCTTTCGGATTGATTTATACACATTGATTTGTTTGGGTGGAGTGCTGAGAATGGGCCATCAGGGTGCTTAACGCTCGCGCTATACCAGATATGCTGTGTTTCCCGACGGGTTTGTTCCTCTTTTGACGGATGCACCTGTCGTTTCTGTACGTCTGGAATTATTATGGCCGTCTCTCGTTCTGGTAGATGGGACGGGCGTCTTCCACCCGTAGGGTCCGTCCTTCAAATTCCTTTCCTGCCATAGCTTCCCTTGCCCGTTCTGCCCCTTCGAGTGTCGCAAACGTGACAAACCCGAATCCCCTGCCACGGATCATTTTCACTTCCTTG
Above is a window of Methanogenium organophilum DNA encoding:
- a CDS encoding RNA recognition motif domain-containing protein, with amino-acid sequence MESHKLYIGNLKHSMTEDELTDVFSGFGELKEVKMIRGRGFGFVTFATLEGAERAREAMAGKEFEGRTLRVEDARPIYQNERRP